Below is a genomic region from Lysobacter terrestris.
GACGGCACGGAATCGGTGCGCGCCCTGCGCAGTCGCGTCGATGGCGACGTGATCATCTGGGGCAGCCTGACCCTGTCAGATGCCTTGCTGCGCGCAGGCGAAGTCGACCTGCTGCGCCTGCGCGTCCTGCCGGTGCTGATCGGCGCCGGACGCTCCTTCGCTCCCGCCGATCCTGGTCGGCGCCCGCTGGAACTGCAGTCCAGCCGCGGGTACGCACAGGGGTTCGTGGTGCTGGAGTACCGCTGTCCGCGCGCCGCACACTGATTCTCGACAATCCATGCCATCGCCACGGAGCCGTCCGATGATCCCCACCATCACCGCGTTCGAACGCTCGCCCGATGGCGGCAAGGGACTCGCACGCGATACGCGCGTTCGCTGGGCCCTTGAAGAAGTGGGCCAGCCCTACGCGGTCCGCCCGGTTTCGTTCCGCGCGATGCGGGAGCCGGCGCACCTGGCCCTGCATCCTTTCGGAAAGATTCCGACCTACGAGGAGGGCGATCTGGCGCTGTTCGAATCGGGCGCGATCGTCTTCCATATCGCCGAGCACCACGCCGGCCTGTTTCCGGACGATGCCAATGCCCGGGCGCGGGCGATCACTTGGATGTTCGCCGCGCTCAACACGGTCGAGCCGGCGATCCTTGAACTGGCAACCGCCAGGCTGCTGGAGGGCGACAAGCCCTGGAGCCGGGAGCGCCTGCCACTGGTCGCCGATCGCGTGCGCGACCGGCTGAAGCAACTTTCCGCGCATCTGGGCACTGCGGACTGGCTCGATGGCGTATTCAGCGCGGGTGACCTGATGATGGTGTCGGTGCTGCTCCGGTTGCGGGCCTCGGGCGTGCTGGACGAATTCCCGGGCCTGGCGGCCTACGTCTCCCGTGGCGAGGCGCGGCCCGCTTACCGGCGCGCGTTCGCCGCGCAGTTAGCGATCAACGCGCCGTTGGAGTGATAGCGGTCTGTTCCGGGTCGGGCACCGCCATTCCCGGCTCCCGACAGGAACGCTCCCGCCAAGGAACTCGCAGGCACAAAAAAGCCCTGCTGATTGGAAGGCCTTGAAGTCCAAGGCCCCAGCAGGGCTTTCGCTCGGACCTCGGCAGGTCCGATCTTTCGTTGCTCAGCGCTTCATCGAACTGAAGAACTCGTCGTTCGACTTGGTGTTCTTCATCTTGTCGAGCAGGAATTCCATCGCGCCGATCTCGTCCATGCCGTGCAGCAGCTTGCGCAGGATCCAGATCTTCTGCAGCAGCTCCGGTTCGATCAGCAGGTCTTCGCGGCGGGTGCCCGAGCGGTTGATGTTGATCGCCGGGTACACGCGCTTTTCGGCGATGCGACGGTCCAGGTGCACTTCGGAGTTGCCGGTGCCCTTGAACTCT
It encodes:
- a CDS encoding glutathione S-transferase family protein, with the translated sequence MIPTITAFERSPDGGKGLARDTRVRWALEEVGQPYAVRPVSFRAMREPAHLALHPFGKIPTYEEGDLALFESGAIVFHIAEHHAGLFPDDANARARAITWMFAALNTVEPAILELATARLLEGDKPWSRERLPLVADRVRDRLKQLSAHLGTADWLDGVFSAGDLMMVSVLLRLRASGVLDEFPGLAAYVSRGEARPAYRRAFAAQLAINAPLE